In Candidatus Epulonipiscium viviparus, one DNA window encodes the following:
- a CDS encoding MATE family efflux transporter, producing MVSQDKRFETEPLNKLILAMVIPCFMAQLINALYNIVDRIYIGRIPGEGELALTGLGLTFPILQVVVAISVFAGSGGAPLASRYFGKQDYDKAKDVLHTSVTMLIIFSIILTLGFYIAKEPLLYLFGASEQTAPYADAYLSTYLLGTIFVQFTMGLNPFISGQGNAKVAMMSTAIGAIINIILDPIFIFVFGMGIQGAALATVIAQGASALWIVRYLASSKSAIRLDFKKLGLKKDCVKTILIMGMPLVIMQLTNSIVTIVLNSGAQSYGGDMYVGAITILASIATVQYIAVDSVRQGIIPILAYNYGARNKERLMAVIKRLIIFTTSVSMIISVTILSFPETFAAIFSSDAELMSLTAKLIKVYFLGTPLFGILMSAQGCFVAFGFAKVSIFIAMIKNVVILIPGALILPHFYGVEGIFYAQPLSDMGAIITAGIALIVAVKWIIRKMDNTNIHKITRPPTFRELPVLVVNNHPVAVQTQHQQWKKLRQGRQH from the coding sequence ATGGTAAGTCAAGATAAGCGTTTTGAAACAGAACCGCTCAACAAACTGATACTAGCGATGGTGATACCGTGTTTTATGGCACAACTGATTAACGCATTATATAATATTGTAGACAGGATATATATAGGGAGAATTCCGGGAGAGGGAGAGTTGGCGTTAACGGGGTTGGGGCTAACTTTTCCTATACTACAAGTCGTGGTGGCGATAAGCGTGTTTGCAGGGTCGGGAGGTGCGCCGCTGGCATCTAGATATTTTGGTAAGCAAGATTACGACAAAGCAAAAGATGTTCTCCATACCTCCGTCACAATGCTAATTATATTTTCGATCATATTGACATTAGGATTTTACATAGCAAAAGAGCCGTTACTATATTTATTTGGTGCCAGCGAGCAAACCGCTCCATATGCAGATGCGTATTTGTCGACATATTTGCTAGGCACAATTTTTGTACAATTTACTATGGGATTAAACCCGTTTATAAGTGGTCAGGGCAATGCCAAGGTTGCGATGATGTCGACCGCGATCGGTGCCATAATCAATATCATATTGGACCCGATTTTTATATTTGTATTTGGGATGGGCATCCAGGGAGCTGCATTGGCGACGGTGATCGCACAGGGGGCGAGTGCTTTATGGATAGTGAGATATTTGGCGTCTAGCAAAAGCGCTATTAGGCTCGATTTTAAAAAACTGGGGCTCAAGAAAGATTGCGTTAAGACGATTTTGATTATGGGGATGCCTCTAGTTATAATGCAGCTGACTAATAGCATCGTCACGATCGTGCTAAACTCGGGTGCGCAAAGCTATGGCGGGGATATGTATGTTGGTGCCATAACTATTTTGGCAAGCATCGCAACGGTTCAGTATATAGCAGTAGACTCTGTTCGCCAGGGAATCATCCCTATTTTGGCATATAACTATGGAGCCAGAAATAAGGAGCGCCTGATGGCGGTAATAAAGCGCCTAATAATATTTACGACCAGCGTGTCTATGATAATCTCAGTAACAATATTGTCGTTCCCAGAAACATTTGCCGCAATTTTTAGTTCAGATGCAGAACTAATGAGTCTTACAGCTAAATTGATAAAAGTGTATTTTCTGGGAACGCCATTGTTTGGAATATTGATGTCGGCGCAAGGTTGCTTTGTTGCATTTGGATTTGCAAAAGTATCGATATTTATTGCAATGATCAAAAACGTTGTAATTTTAATTCCGGGAGCATTAATTTTGCCACATTTCTATGGAGTAGAAGGTATTTTTTATGCGCAGCCGCTGTCTGATATGGGAGCAATAATAACTGCAGGGATAGCGTTGATTGTTGCTGTGAAATGGATTATACGCAAAATGGACAATACGAATATACATAAAATTACGAGGCCACCTACTTTTCGAGAATTACCGGTGTTGGTTGTGAATAATCATCCAGTGGCTGTACAAACTCAACATCAACAATGGAAAAAACTCCGGCAGGGACGGCAACACTAA
- a CDS encoding MATE family efflux transporter: MEKTPAGTATLISQEKRFATESLNKLIWAMVMPAFMAQLINALYNIVDRVYIGRIPGEGELALTGLGLTFPILQIVVAMSAFAGSGGAPLASRYLGRQDYNKAKDILQTSATLLIIFSIILTVVFYIAKEPLLYLFGASEHTAPYADAYLSIYLLGTIFVQFSVGLNPFISGQGNAKIAMFSTLIGAVINIILDPIFIFVFDMGVQGAAIATVISQAASAIWIVRYLTSDKSVVRLDFKKLGLKKDCVMAIVAIGISPVIMQSTNSLVNIVLNSSFQHYGGDMYVGAMTILSSIATMQFIPIDAVRQGVIPILAYNYGSRNKKRLIAIMKRLLIFTTAASMVTSIVVLAFPELFVAIFSSNSEMVDLASGLARVYFLGTPLFGVIMATQGCFIAFGFAKSSIFIALLRKIIILIPFALILPHFYGVMGIVYAQPLADIGATITAGIALIIAFRWIIRTMEDESASKIAS; the protein is encoded by the coding sequence ATGGAAAAAACTCCGGCAGGGACGGCAACACTAATAAGTCAAGAAAAACGTTTTGCAACAGAATCGCTGAACAAATTGATATGGGCGATGGTGATGCCCGCATTTATGGCGCAACTTATTAACGCATTATATAATATTGTGGACAGAGTATATATAGGTAGAATTCCGGGAGAGGGAGAGCTGGCGCTAACGGGATTGGGACTAACGTTTCCTATATTGCAAATTGTGGTAGCGATGAGTGCGTTTGCAGGGTCGGGAGGTGCGCCGCTGGCATCGAGATATTTGGGGAGGCAAGATTATAACAAAGCCAAAGATATTTTGCAAACCTCGGCAACATTGCTAATTATATTTTCGATTATACTGACCGTTGTATTTTACATAGCGAAAGAGCCGCTGCTGTATTTATTTGGTGCTAGCGAGCACACCGCTCCATATGCAGATGCGTATTTATCGATTTATTTATTGGGAACAATTTTTGTACAATTCAGTGTAGGGCTAAATCCATTTATAAGTGGGCAGGGCAACGCCAAGATCGCGATGTTCTCAACTTTGATTGGTGCAGTGATTAATATCATATTGGATCCGATTTTTATATTTGTATTTGATATGGGTGTTCAAGGGGCCGCTATAGCGACAGTAATTTCGCAGGCCGCGAGTGCCATATGGATAGTTAGATACTTAACGTCTGACAAAAGTGTTGTGAGATTAGATTTTAAAAAGCTGGGGCTCAAGAAAGATTGCGTTATGGCCATCGTTGCCATAGGGATATCTCCAGTAATCATGCAAAGTACAAACAGTCTTGTAAATATAGTGTTAAATTCTAGCTTTCAGCACTACGGTGGAGATATGTATGTGGGCGCCATGACAATTTTATCCAGTATTGCAACGATGCAGTTTATCCCAATTGATGCTGTTCGCCAAGGGGTTATTCCAATATTGGCATACAACTATGGTTCCAGAAATAAAAAGCGTTTGATAGCAATCATGAAACGTCTACTAATATTTACGACCGCCGCGTCGATGGTGACATCAATCGTAGTATTGGCGTTTCCGGAGCTGTTCGTTGCGATCTTCAGTTCAAACTCGGAGATGGTCGATCTTGCATCTGGTTTGGCAAGGGTATATTTTTTGGGAACACCATTATTCGGAGTCATTATGGCAACGCAAGGCTGTTTTATAGCATTTGGCTTTGCAAAGTCGTCTATATTTATTGCGTTACTCAGAAAAATTATAATTCTGATTCCGTTTGCCTTAATTTTGCCACACTTCTATGGAGTAATGGGAATCGTCTATGCGCAACCGCTGGCTGATATTGGGGCAACGATAACTGCGGGGATAGCGTTGATCATTGCGTTTAGATGGATTATAAGAACAATGGAAGATGAGAGCGCAAGCAAAATTGCAAGCTAA